A stretch of Crossiella cryophila DNA encodes these proteins:
- the rpsQ gene encoding 30S ribosomal protein S17, giving the protein MSENVESTEDRNNRKTREGYVVADKMDKTIVVALEDRKKHPLYGKVLRTTTKVKAHDEANTAGVGDRVLLMETRPLSATKRWRLVEILEKAK; this is encoded by the coding sequence ATGAGCGAGAATGTCGAGAGCACGGAAGACCGCAACAACCGTAAGACCCGCGAGGGCTACGTTGTCGCGGACAAGATGGACAAGACGATCGTGGTCGCGCTCGAGGACCGCAAGAAGCACCCGCTGTACGGCAAGGTCCTGCGCACCACCACCAAGGTGAAGGCGCACGACGAGGCCAACACCGCTGGTGTGGGCGACCGCGTCCTCCTGATGGAGACCCGGCCGCTGTCGGCGACCAAGCGCTGGCGGCTCGTCGAGATCCTCGAGAAGGCCAAGTAA
- the rplP gene encoding 50S ribosomal protein L16 — protein sequence MLIPRRVKHRKQHHPGRSGAAKGGTRVTFGEFGIQALEPAYVTNRQIESARIAITRHIRRGGKVWINIFPDRPLTKKPAETRMGSGKGSPEYWVANVKPGRVVFEMSFPNETVAREALRRAIHKLPMKCRIVTREGGEF from the coding sequence GTGCTCATCCCGCGCAGGGTCAAGCACCGCAAGCAGCACCACCCCGGTCGCTCCGGCGCCGCCAAGGGTGGCACCAGGGTCACGTTCGGCGAGTTCGGCATCCAGGCGCTGGAGCCGGCCTACGTGACCAACCGGCAGATCGAGTCCGCTCGTATCGCCATCACCCGGCACATCCGCCGTGGCGGCAAGGTCTGGATCAACATCTTCCCGGACCGTCCGCTCACCAAGAAGCCTGCCGAGACCCGCATGGGTTCCGGTAAGGGTTCGCCGGAGTACTGGGTGGCCAACGTCAAGCCGGGTCGCGTCGTCTTCGAGATGAGCTTCCCGAACGAGACCGTGGCCCGCGAGGCGCTCCGCCGCGCGATCCACAAGCTTCCGATGAAGTGCCGCATCGTCACGCGTGAGGGTGGTGAGTTCTGA
- the rpmC gene encoding 50S ribosomal protein L29 has protein sequence MAATNTASELRELTNEELVLRLREAKEELFNLRFQMATGQLDNNRRLRAIRHEIARIYTVMRERELGLSVSPDEVAASAEGEGAA, from the coding sequence ATGGCAGCGACGAACACCGCTTCCGAGCTGCGTGAGCTCACCAACGAGGAGCTCGTGCTGCGTCTTCGGGAGGCCAAGGAGGAGCTGTTCAACCTCCGCTTCCAGATGGCGACCGGGCAGCTCGACAACAACCGGCGTCTGCGTGCCATCCGGCACGAGATCGCCCGTATCTACACCGTGATGCGGGAACGTGAGCTGGGCCTGTCCGTCTCGCCGGACGAGGTCGCGGCATCCGCTGAAGGTGAAGGTGCAGCATGA